The Branchiostoma floridae strain S238N-H82 chromosome 17, Bfl_VNyyK, whole genome shotgun sequence genome has a window encoding:
- the LOC118404085 gene encoding cellular retinoic acid-binding protein 2-like produces MTANFSGNWKFVESENFDAFLEALGVDPAMREIVQSTIPRETIMQDGDTFNIKTIAQKITEVKFKVGEEFEGEIQQGKVKISPTLDGGKLRFEFDSPKGKQVQEREVRPDGRLYLVLTAPDGTKCTRIFARE; encoded by the exons ATGACTGCAAACTTCAGTGGGAACTGGAAGTTCGTAGAGTCAGAGAACTTTGACGCCTTTTTGGAGGCGTTGG GTGTGGACCCCGCTATGCGCGAAATAGTACAATCCACCATCCCGCGAGAAACCATCATGCAAGATGGCGACACCTTCAACATCAAGACCATCGCCCAAAAGATTACGGAGGTGAAGTTCAAGGTTGGGGAGGAGTTCGAAGGCGAGATACAACAGGGCAAAGTGAAG ATCAGCCCGACCCTGGACGGTGGGAAGCTGCGTTTCGAGTTTGACTCGCCGAAAGGGAAACAGGTCCAGGAGCGGGAGGTCCGGCCCGACGGACGGCTGTACCTG GTGCTGACGGCACCGGATGGGACCAAGTGTACCAGGATCTTCGCCAGAGAGTAA
- the LOC118405100 gene encoding uncharacterized protein LOC118405100 — translation MSFNGTWKPLKTDKDGMKKFYELLDAPPAILEGVGDFMDKIYYSTQDDGDSMTTTIHGLPKGDKVKTLKLGEEVEDQGRLGKMKVKAVKDGNKVCSTETYANGKTSSTVREVNGDEMTVTMTTGDFTVSHVYKRE, via the exons ATGAGTTTTAACGGTACCTGGAAGCCCCTCAAGACCGACAAGGATGGGATGAAAAAGTTCTACGAACTACTGG ACGCACCCCCTGCCATTTTGGAAGGCGTCGGTGACTTTATGGATAAGATCTACTACAGCACTCAGGATGACGGGGACTCCATGACTACTact ATACACGGTCTTCCAAAGGGAGACAAGGTCAAGACATTGAAGCTGGGTGAAGAGGTGGAGGACCAAGGTCGTCTTGGAAAGATGAAG GTCAAAGCGGTAAAGGATGGGAACAAGGTGTGCTCCACTGAGACCTACGCCAACGGGAAGACAAGCAGCACTGTCCGTGAAGTCAACGGGGACGAGATGACAGTC ACCATGACTACGGGTGACTTCACAGTATCCCACGTGTACAAGCGGGAATGA
- the LOC118405099 gene encoding plasmolipin-like, translating into MAADMNLVLKVLELVFGLVAWALLASVHGFWAWGGQHWVMFVLVTCWVVTLLLLILSKAGIFSNDTVDLIYAILAALCYITAAIVQCVNADRNNWHHNYWGNPVFDRHAASAAFAVFTCILYIIDAVMTFKGKGKQVLPK; encoded by the exons GTATTCGGACTGGTGGCCTGGGCGCTGCTTGCGTCCGTGCACGGGTTCTGGGCGTGGGGAGGTCAACACTGGGTCATGTTCGTGCTGGTCACGTGTTGGGTCGTCACACTACTGCTCCTCATCCTCTCCAAGGCTGGGATCTTCTCTAACGACACTGTG GACTTGATCTACGCCATCCTGGCGGCCCTGTGTTACATCACAGCGGCCATTGTTCAGTGTGTGAACGCCGACAGAAATAACTGGCACCACAACTACTGGGGCAACCCGGTCTTTGATAGGCACGCCGCGTCTGCC GCCTTCGCTGTGTTCACCTGTATCCTGTACATCATTGACGCCGTCATGACGTTTAAGGGGAAAGGGAAGCAGGTCCTGCCCAAGTAG